The following are from one region of the Vicugna pacos chromosome 9, VicPac4, whole genome shotgun sequence genome:
- the ZBTB32 gene encoding zinc finger and BTB domain-containing protein 32 isoform X2 → MSTPITGAWQEVWPQEQRIPLSLNLHKGLWSQNQLASSCPTPGSLPQGPTQLSPGEMEESDQRHTSKLATCVGHVGTAGHPSRRHPPPPPPARSRPYSCSVCGKRFSLKHQMETHYRVHTGEKPFSCSLCPQRSRDFSAMTKHLRTHGAAPYRCPLCQAGCPSLASMQTHMRGHSPSQLPPGWTIRSTFLYSSSSSSRPSRVSTSPCRPSSSTT, encoded by the exons ATGAG CACCCCCATCACGGGAGCCTGGCAGGAGGTCTGGCCTCAGGAACAGAG gaTCCCATTGTCCCTAAACCTCCACAAAGGCCTCTGGAGCCAGAACCAGttggcctcctcctgccccaccccag gttccctcccccagggccccacACAGCTCAGCCCTGGGGAGATGGAAGAGTCTGATCAGAGGCACACAA GTAAACTTGCAACCTGTGTGGGTCATGTGGGCACAGCAGGCCACCCATCTCGCCGacaccctcccccgccccctcctgctAGGTCTCGGCCCTATTCTTGTTCTGTTTGTGGGAAGAGATTTTCACTCAAACATCAGATGGAGACGCACTACCGTGTCCACACAG GAGAGAAGCCCTTCTCCTGTAGCCTCTGTCCTCAGCGCTCCCGGGACTTCTCGGCCATGACCAAGCACCTGCGGACGCACGGGGCCGCACCCTACCGCTGCCCTCTGTGCCAGGCCGGCTGCCCGAGCCTGGCCTCCATGCAGACGCACATGCGTGGCCACTCGCCCAGCCAGCTCCCGCCAGGATGGACCATTCGCTCCACCTTCCTctactcctcctcttcctcctcgagGCCATCTCGAGTCTCGACCTCTCCCTGTAggccctcttcctccaccacctGA
- the ZBTB32 gene encoding zinc finger and BTB domain-containing protein 32 isoform X3, which translates to MEESDQRHTSKLATCVGHVGTAGHPSRRHPPPPPPARSRPYSCSVCGKRFSLKHQMETHYRVHTGEKPFSCSLCPQRSRDFSAMTKHLRTHGAAPYRCPLCQAGCPSLASMQTHMRGHSPSQLPPGWTIRSTFLYSSSSSSRPSRVSTSPCRPSSSTT; encoded by the exons ATGGAAGAGTCTGATCAGAGGCACACAA GTAAACTTGCAACCTGTGTGGGTCATGTGGGCACAGCAGGCCACCCATCTCGCCGacaccctcccccgccccctcctgctAGGTCTCGGCCCTATTCTTGTTCTGTTTGTGGGAAGAGATTTTCACTCAAACATCAGATGGAGACGCACTACCGTGTCCACACAG GAGAGAAGCCCTTCTCCTGTAGCCTCTGTCCTCAGCGCTCCCGGGACTTCTCGGCCATGACCAAGCACCTGCGGACGCACGGGGCCGCACCCTACCGCTGCCCTCTGTGCCAGGCCGGCTGCCCGAGCCTGGCCTCCATGCAGACGCACATGCGTGGCCACTCGCCCAGCCAGCTCCCGCCAGGATGGACCATTCGCTCCACCTTCCTctactcctcctcttcctcctcgagGCCATCTCGAGTCTCGACCTCTCCCTGTAggccctcttcctccaccacctGA
- the ZBTB32 gene encoding zinc finger and BTB domain-containing protein 32 isoform X1, with protein sequence MPLSLTRLPSPYGSDRLVRLAARIRPALCDTLITVGSQEFSAHSLVLAGVSQQLGHRGRWALVKGISPSTFAQLLHFVYGESLELPPGELGPLEEAARVLGVQSLEEACRRARRDMAREELGPGLKEQQEEPEKPTKDSKRGLGDLGEKQRPEKFVRAGRKEQETLHEHRPPGESPEMAEAMWEGQGEQMRSEEKFDQSPISHGGVGGKQEVITWVRDSPGGSEESLREFPGPLPPPGSLQTGLTPRPWWAEAPWSGEGQPALWSILLLPPRYGTPFSHSTPITGAWQEVWPQEQRIPLSLNLHKGLWSQNQLASSCPTPGSLPQGPTQLSPGEMEESDQRHTSKLATCVGHVGTAGHPSRRHPPPPPPARSRPYSCSVCGKRFSLKHQMETHYRVHTGEKPFSCSLCPQRSRDFSAMTKHLRTHGAAPYRCPLCQAGCPSLASMQTHMRGHSPSQLPPGWTIRSTFLYSSSSSSRPSRVSTSPCRPSSSTT encoded by the exons ATGCCCCTGTCCCTGACAAGACTGCCCAGTCCTTATGGCTCTGATCGGCTGGTACGGCTAGCAGCCAGGATCCGGCCAGCACTATGTGATACCCTGATCACCGTGGGGAGCCAGGAGTTCTCTGCACACAGCCTGGTGCTGGCAGGTGTGAGCCAACAGTTGGGCCACAGGGGCCGCTGGGCTCTGGTGAAAGGCATCAGCCCTTCCACCTTTGCCCAACTCCTGCACTTTGTTTATGGGGAAAGTCTAGAGCTGCCACCTGGGGAACTGGGGCcccttgaggaggcagccagaGTGTTGGGGGTGCAGTCTCTGGAAGAGGCATGCAGAAGGGCTCGAAGGGACATGGCTAGAGAAGAGCTGGGCCCAGGGCTGAAGGAACAACAGGAGGAGCCAGAGAAGCCCACAAAGGATTCTAAGAGAGGACTGGGGGACCTTGGAGAGAAGCAGAGACCAGAGAAGTTTGTTAGAGCTGGCAGGAAAGAACAGGAGACACTGCATGAGCACAGGCCACCAGGAGAGAGCCCTGAAATGGCAGAGGCAATGTGGGAGGGTCAAGGGGAGCAGAtgagatcagaggagaaattcGACCAATCCCCCATTAGCCATGGGGGAGTAGGTGGGAAGCAAGAAGTGATCACGTGGGTGAGGGACAGTCCAGGGGGCTCTGAGGAAAGCCTGCGGGAGTTCCCtggcccccttcccccaccaggtTCCCTCCAAACCGGCCTCACCCCTAGGCCCTGGTGGGCTGAGGCCCCTTGGTCAGGGGAGGGCCAGCCTGCCCTGTGGAGCATCCTGCTGTTGCCACCCAGATATGGCACTCCCTTCTCCCATAGCACCCCCATCACGGGAGCCTGGCAGGAGGTCTGGCCTCAGGAACAGAG gaTCCCATTGTCCCTAAACCTCCACAAAGGCCTCTGGAGCCAGAACCAGttggcctcctcctgccccaccccag gttccctcccccagggccccacACAGCTCAGCCCTGGGGAGATGGAAGAGTCTGATCAGAGGCACACAA GTAAACTTGCAACCTGTGTGGGTCATGTGGGCACAGCAGGCCACCCATCTCGCCGacaccctcccccgccccctcctgctAGGTCTCGGCCCTATTCTTGTTCTGTTTGTGGGAAGAGATTTTCACTCAAACATCAGATGGAGACGCACTACCGTGTCCACACAG GAGAGAAGCCCTTCTCCTGTAGCCTCTGTCCTCAGCGCTCCCGGGACTTCTCGGCCATGACCAAGCACCTGCGGACGCACGGGGCCGCACCCTACCGCTGCCCTCTGTGCCAGGCCGGCTGCCCGAGCCTGGCCTCCATGCAGACGCACATGCGTGGCCACTCGCCCAGCCAGCTCCCGCCAGGATGGACCATTCGCTCCACCTTCCTctactcctcctcttcctcctcgagGCCATCTCGAGTCTCGACCTCTCCCTGTAggccctcttcctccaccacctGA